The Geomonas agri genome contains the following window.
TGCCGCTCAGGCTCGCCATCGAGGCGGGGAGTCCCCAGGGGTGGCACCGCTACGTGGGGGACGCCGGGATTGTGCTCGGAGTTGAGGGGTACGGCGCCTCCGCGCCGGGGGACAAGGTACTCGAGGAGTACGGCTTCACCGTGGAGAACGCCTGCCGGCTGGCCCGGCAGATGGCGGCAGGCTAACCGCGGCGCGACGCGCCGTGCCGGGGATGCCCGGCAAGGGAGCGATGATGAGGCAAACGCCGGTCTCGGGGCTGTTGCAGTGCGGCCAGAGCGTGTGGCTCGACGGCATCAGCCGTCGCACCCTGCTCTCCGGCGAGCTGGTGGCACTGATCCAGGAGGACGAGGGGGGGCAGTGGCTGGCGCGCCCCTATGACAGCGTGATGTGCAATATCGAGCTGAAGGGGACCGCGGCGCTGCAGGTAGGCAGGGAGGGCAGGGGATGACCTACAAGGAGTTGCAACTGGCGCTGGCGGTGTTCGGCCTGGAAGAGCGGGCGACCCTCAGGCAGATCAAGAGCCGGCACCGCGATCTGGTGAAAAGACATCACCCCGACCTGGGAGCGCCGGCGGACAGCGAGGAGATGAGGAAGGTCAACGCCGCCTACCGGGTACTGCTCGACTACCTGGCTGACTATCGTTTTTCCTTTTCAGAAGAGGAGTTCTACGAGCAGAACCCGGACGAGCAACTCAGGCGCCAGTTCTTCGACGACCCGCTCTGGGGTAGCAAAGGTTAGTTGGCGTAAATTAGTTTTCGTCAATATACTGTCGAAGCTGCGCAAAATGGCGTAAAAGTGCAAAAAAACGGCGCCTCTCGGCTAGCACCCCGCTGGGCGCGGCTTCGCTGTACACAGTTTGGTGGAAAACGCTGTGGATAACTTCCTGCTTTGGTCGCCTTTCTTCCCGCAGATCATGGTTTTTTACCTTTTTGCATAAAAAATGGGCACGCCGTCTGCGGATTCACCTGTGCTACCGGCCAAAGCCGAGTTCGCGGGCCAGGGCCTCGCGGCGGTACTCGAAGATGGCGCGCACCCGGCGCGTCACCAGCGGCGCCGCGACCCGTCCCAAGATGCCCAACGGGAGCACGTAGTGCACCAGGTCGGTCATCAGCGTCCCCTGCGGCGTCTCGGTAAAGATGTGCTGGTGATGCCACATCCGGTACGGCCCGAAGCGCTGCTCGTCCACGAAGAAGTGCGGCTCCTGCAGGTGGGTGATCTCGGTGACCCAGTTGACCGCCAGCCCCAGAAACGGGGTCACCGTGTAGGTCACGATCATCCCGGCGTGCATCTTCTCCGGGAGTGCGCCGGTGATCTTGAAGCCGAGGTCGGGGGGCGTGATGCGCGGCAGGTTGCCGGGGTGCACGAAAAACTCCCACGCCTGTTGCAGCGACATGGGCAGCAGCTGTTCCTGCTTCAAGAGATACATCTTCATTTTCAGGTAGGTCCTTTCCAGGTCACCAAAGTTCGACCTCTGGGAGTGCGGCCTGCTGCTGCTCGATGGCCCTTTGCCAGCAGTAGCGGTCGCGTTCGGCCAGTTTGTTGCTGCGGCTTGAGTCCACCTTCCTCCGGTGCACGGCGAAATCGCCGTTGGAGAAGTGGATCACCCTCCCGAAGTCCCCGCCGATGTCCATGGCGTCGATCGGTATCCGTTCCTGTTCCAGGTACTGCAGGATGAACCGGCAGTTGACCTGCCCCACGCAGAAGAAGTTGTCCGCGTTGGCGCCCGGGTTGATGATGGTGGCACCCCCGAAGATCTTGGCCCTGATATGGGAGCGGTCGGTCCCCTTGGCCATCATGGCGTTGATGAGCAGGTCCATGGCGTGGATGCCGTAGCGTCCCGCGTCGGTGATGTTGAGCGGCAGTTCCTTGGAGTAGCGCGGGTTGCTCAGCATGAAGTGGTTCATGCCGATCAGGCGCCGGTTCGGGTCGTAGAGGCAGGCGGCGATGCAGGAGCCGAGCAGGGTGGTGATCACCCCCGGCTTACCGGTCACGTAGAATTCGCCCGGCGCGATGGTGACCCGCTCACCGTTTTGGTATTTCTCCACTTTCATGCCGCACCCGCGCCTGCGTCGTG
Protein-coding sequences here:
- a CDS encoding J domain-containing protein yields the protein MTYKELQLALAVFGLEERATLRQIKSRHRDLVKRHHPDLGAPADSEEMRKVNAAYRVLLDYLADYRFSFSEEEFYEQNPDEQLRRQFFDDPLWGSKG
- a CDS encoding SRPBCC family protein produces the protein MKMYLLKQEQLLPMSLQQAWEFFVHPGNLPRITPPDLGFKITGALPEKMHAGMIVTYTVTPFLGLAVNWVTEITHLQEPHFFVDEQRFGPYRMWHHQHIFTETPQGTLMTDLVHYVLPLGILGRVAAPLVTRRVRAIFEYRREALARELGFGR
- a CDS encoding chemotaxis protein CheD is translated as MKVEKYQNGERVTIAPGEFYVTGKPGVITTLLGSCIAACLYDPNRRLIGMNHFMLSNPRYSKELPLNITDAGRYGIHAMDLLINAMMAKGTDRSHIRAKIFGGATIINPGANADNFFCVGQVNCRFILQYLEQERIPIDAMDIGGDFGRVIHFSNGDFAVHRRKVDSSRSNKLAERDRYCWQRAIEQQQAALPEVELW